The following proteins are co-located in the uncultured Methanobrevibacter sp. genome:
- a CDS encoding RNA-binding protein: MIHNIKFRAFVYEDESIDDITQAILNILPEAEIEAEEAEGILEDKIIILSGVVSKKRYTKTFFNTLLEWTDLDKLNSDLERKMDEKGNWFLRFDKADALDEKWTILDKGDSIHLKVKIAAFPAKKQIAVDKVREAILND, encoded by the coding sequence ATGATTCATAATATCAAATTTAGAGCTTTCGTTTATGAAGATGAAAGCATTGATGATATAACTCAAGCTATTTTAAATATTCTTCCTGAAGCTGAAATTGAAGCCGAAGAAGCTGAAGGAATTCTGGAAGATAAAATAATAATTTTATCAGGTGTAGTATCCAAAAAAAGATACACAAAGACTTTTTTTAACACACTCCTCGAGTGGACTGATTTAGACAAATTAAATTCCGATTTAGAACGTAAAATGGATGAAAAAGGAAACTGGTTTTTAAGATTTGACAAAGCCGATGCTTTAGATGAAAAATGGACAATTCTGGATAAAGGGGATTCAATCCATCTCAAAGTAAAAATTGCAGCTTTCCCTGCTAAAAAGCAGATTGCAGTTGATAAAGTCCGTGAAGCTATTTTAAATGATTAA